ACAATAATTGTAGCATATATTTATTACAAATAGAAACAAAAAACTAATCCTTATTAATTATTGCAAGTATTGTCTGATGGATCAGGCCATTGGAGGCAACAACAAAATATTTCTTCTTCAAAGGAATGTCTTCCCCATATTTTCCTGTCACTCTCCCCCCTGCTTCCTCAACAATTAATTTCCCTCCCATATAATCCCAGGGATTTAACTCAAACTCCCAAAAACCCGCTGCTCTTCCACTGGCTACATAACATAAATCTAAAGCGGCTGCACCCAGCCGTCTTATGCCAATAATCTTAGCAAAATGGAATCTTTTAATTGTTTCCAAGGTTTCTACCATTTCTTTACCCCGGCTATAATAAAAGCCGGTAATCAATAATGCTTCTTTTAGTTCTTTTGCCTTATTCACATAAATTCTTTTCTTATTCAACCAGGCGCCTTCGCCCTTCTGAGCCGAGAAAAGCTCATCACGGGTTGTATCATAAACTGCCGAAACAAGAATTTCATTTCTGTATACCAATGCCGCCGAGGCACAGAAAATTGGAAGGCCAGAGGCAAAATTGTTTGTGCCATCAAGAGGGTCAATTACCCAAGTAAATTCAGAATTATTTTTCCGATAGATATTCTCTTCACACAAAAAGTTATGCTTGGGGAAATGTTTCCTTATAAAAGAAACCATTACTTCCTCCGCTTCAGTATCCGCAATGGTAAGCAGGTCATAGGATTTTCCTTTAGCCTTTACGGTAAAATTTCTTTGAAAATATTTCCTGTGAACTTTACCGGCGTGCAAAACTACCTCTTTTACCACCGAAAAATAGTCCATAAAAAATTGCCCCTTAAAAACGTAGTAACCAGATACCCAAGGTGATGAAAATGATGGCCACAACCTTTACCAAGCTGAGTGATTCGCCTAAAAGGACAATCCCTAACAGAAAAGAAATCAGAGGATAACTACCAGCAATAGGCACAATCCGAGAAACCTCACCCTTCTGTAAACTGAGATAGAAAAATATCTGTCCCACGACACTGGCTAATAACCCACTTACTAAAAGCAGAAATATCTGCCTTATATTTATCGCGTAACCAAAAAAAATCGGCACCTGAGAAGATCTACCTAGTGCGGAATTTACTGATTTCATCATACTCTCTTGCCAGAGAAATCCTCCCAGAACAAATAGACCCACTACCACCCCTAAAC
This genomic window from Candidatus Omnitrophota bacterium contains:
- a CDS encoding inositol monophosphatase; protein product: MDYFSVVKEVVLHAGKVHRKYFQRNFTVKAKGKSYDLLTIADTEAEEVMVSFIRKHFPKHNFLCEENIYRKNNSEFTWVIDPLDGTNNFASGLPIFCASAALVYRNEILVSAVYDTTRDELFSAQKGEGAWLNKKRIYVNKAKELKEALLITGFYYSRGKEMVETLETIKRFHFAKIIGIRRLGAAALDLCYVASGRAAGFWEFELNPWDYMGGKLIVEEAGGRVTGKYGEDIPLKKKYFVVASNGLIHQTILAIINKD
- a CDS encoding EamA family transporter; protein product: MSAITLAILTAFIWGIVPILEKLGLKEIPPLLGLFFRCLGVVVGLFVLGGFLWQESMMKSVNSALGRSSQVPIFFGYAINIRQIFLLLVSGLLASVVGQIFFYLSLQKGEVSRIVPIAGSYPLISFLLGIVLLGESLSLVKVVAIIFITLGIWLLRF